In a single window of the Amycolatopsis sp. cg5 genome:
- a CDS encoding glycosyltransferase produces MLRTAPVLAILVCHNGESWLPLALSALRRSSIRPRHVLAIDTGSTDRTPALLAEAADPAGFDAQPVLDGVITLSNETGFAAAVNEAVANAVERWGDPGAWIWLLHDDCAPEPDCLDTLLRAADASPSAKVLGPLALDWSDPRLIVEAGLSTDASGHRQQVTASGEQSTEVLAVPSAGALIDRGLWDELGGFDPGFPLLREDVDFGWRANAAGGLVLSVPPARLRHARAVTTGQRRADALGSTVAAVAAANRAHGLRAFLVNTAPLSFLFGLARLPFLLSSRALVFLILRRTGEARAEFAALGYLLGGRAGLRAARARRAGGSVRGLVMGRFTRLRNAARAGVVDLVRRRVASEAALGRVPDQVSEETAWITPEAMRAKAHRPVGPDALPAGALRGTGSRGSGLRRPAEVVAVALPEKEEKPAGPKPSPFRRDAEPEPEIVFVEVNRRRVLAATVFAPPVVMLVVLTALGLVINSARLGFDLSGGQLLPVGSLGEVWSTYLASWHPVAGGTASAAPASLPVLGIFGVLGGPSTIVAILLIGDAPLAALTAYAATRRIRVRRWVRAAISVAYAVLPVATAAVAQGRLDIVVVHIVAPLVVAGISGLLVRADARWLHVSVLSALGVALLGAFSPLAHALAVVGLVGAFVVLPSPTGLARRIAAVGIVVVLPLALLLPWPTVLLKHPELLVHGLGGPSRLTAATELAGLDPGDAGAWPTGFAVVVAAVVALVARPSKRMAGPFALLALGGAGLALVRLVPVTPLRGGAAAPGFAGVPLLVIGIALLWLVLIACRREIVPERDVTLLPKLATACGVVVLLILLTGAVVAGREGPLRAGRGMELAPPVAAELAATGRSVLIVSATEPARQIGGRVAHYGDDDLAPAAGSPQRLAAWRQAFAQGSPEDVKQALAAAEASGVLYVVLPAGANRDAFIAIAKDLVGGAPPTSDGRPVLRLLPPGGQVALISPELAKKAVTGQGAPGASPGVAPVQATLPDVHVRVSDGPEGRLLVLAAEVEAGWHATVNGKAVPIVPAWGHQVAVSVPATSSEVVVDHSAGIRNLLLLAQIAAVLFALLTAIPSRRKPS; encoded by the coding sequence ATGCTTCGAACCGCACCCGTCTTGGCGATTCTGGTCTGCCACAACGGGGAAAGCTGGTTGCCGCTGGCGCTTTCCGCGCTGCGGCGCAGCTCCATCAGGCCGAGGCACGTACTCGCGATCGACACCGGCTCGACGGACCGCACGCCTGCGCTGCTCGCGGAGGCTGCGGATCCGGCCGGATTCGACGCACAGCCCGTACTCGACGGGGTAATCACTCTTTCGAATGAAACCGGCTTCGCCGCCGCCGTCAACGAAGCCGTGGCGAACGCGGTCGAGCGGTGGGGCGATCCCGGCGCGTGGATTTGGTTGCTGCACGACGATTGCGCGCCGGAGCCCGACTGTCTCGACACCTTGCTGCGCGCCGCGGACGCGTCTCCGTCGGCGAAGGTGCTTGGCCCGCTCGCGCTCGATTGGTCGGATCCTCGGCTGATCGTCGAGGCCGGACTGTCCACCGACGCGTCCGGACATCGCCAACAGGTCACCGCATCGGGTGAACAAAGCACCGAAGTGCTCGCGGTGCCCAGCGCGGGCGCGCTGATCGACCGCGGGCTGTGGGACGAGCTCGGCGGCTTCGATCCCGGATTCCCGTTGCTGCGCGAGGACGTCGACTTCGGCTGGCGCGCCAACGCGGCGGGCGGGCTCGTGCTTTCCGTGCCACCGGCCCGGTTGCGGCACGCGCGCGCGGTCACCACCGGGCAGCGGCGGGCCGACGCGCTCGGTTCCACTGTGGCCGCGGTGGCCGCCGCGAACCGCGCGCACGGCCTGCGCGCGTTCCTCGTGAACACCGCACCGCTGTCGTTCCTGTTCGGCTTGGCACGATTGCCGTTCTTGCTCAGTTCGCGCGCGCTCGTGTTCCTGATCCTGCGCCGGACCGGCGAAGCGCGAGCGGAATTCGCCGCGCTCGGCTATCTGCTCGGCGGGCGCGCGGGACTGCGTGCCGCGCGGGCACGGCGCGCGGGCGGCTCGGTGCGTGGTCTCGTCATGGGCCGCTTCACGAGACTGCGCAACGCCGCTCGCGCCGGAGTCGTCGATCTCGTGCGGCGGCGCGTCGCGAGCGAGGCCGCGCTCGGGCGCGTGCCGGACCAGGTTTCCGAAGAGACGGCGTGGATCACGCCGGAGGCGATGCGGGCGAAGGCGCACCGGCCGGTCGGGCCGGACGCGTTGCCCGCAGGCGCGTTGCGCGGCACCGGTTCGCGCGGCTCGGGGCTGCGGCGCCCGGCCGAGGTCGTCGCGGTCGCGTTGCCGGAGAAGGAAGAAAAACCGGCGGGGCCGAAACCGTCGCCGTTCCGCCGGGACGCCGAGCCGGAGCCCGAGATCGTTTTCGTGGAGGTGAACCGGCGCCGCGTGCTGGCGGCGACCGTGTTCGCGCCGCCGGTGGTGATGCTGGTGGTGCTGACCGCGCTCGGCCTGGTGATCAACAGCGCGCGGCTCGGCTTCGACCTTTCCGGCGGGCAACTGCTGCCGGTCGGCTCGCTCGGCGAGGTGTGGTCGACGTACCTGGCGTCGTGGCATCCCGTCGCGGGCGGCACGGCGAGCGCCGCGCCCGCGTCGCTTCCGGTGCTCGGGATCTTCGGCGTGCTGGGCGGGCCGTCCACGATCGTCGCGATCCTGCTGATCGGCGACGCGCCGCTCGCCGCGCTCACCGCCTACGCGGCGACGCGGCGGATTCGGGTGCGCCGCTGGGTCCGCGCCGCGATTTCCGTTGCCTACGCGGTACTTCCCGTCGCGACGGCCGCGGTCGCGCAGGGCAGGCTCGACATCGTCGTCGTGCACATCGTGGCGCCGCTGGTGGTCGCGGGCATCTCCGGGCTGCTCGTCCGCGCCGACGCGCGCTGGCTGCACGTCTCGGTGCTGAGCGCGCTCGGCGTCGCACTGCTCGGCGCCTTCTCCCCGCTCGCGCACGCGCTGGCCGTCGTCGGGCTGGTCGGCGCGTTCGTCGTGCTGCCGTCACCGACCGGCCTCGCGCGGCGGATCGCGGCCGTCGGCATCGTCGTCGTGCTGCCGCTGGCGTTGCTGCTGCCATGGCCGACCGTGTTGCTGAAGCATCCGGAACTGCTCGTGCACGGACTCGGCGGCCCGTCGCGGCTCACCGCCGCGACGGAACTCGCCGGGCTCGACCCCGGCGACGCCGGCGCGTGGCCGACCGGTTTCGCGGTCGTGGTGGCCGCCGTCGTCGCACTCGTGGCGCGGCCGTCCAAGCGGATGGCGGGCCCGTTCGCGTTGCTCGCGCTCGGTGGCGCGGGCCTGGCGCTCGTGCGGCTGGTCCCGGTGACCCCGCTGCGCGGCGGCGCGGCCGCCCCCGGTTTCGCGGGCGTGCCACTGCTCGTGATCGGCATCGCGCTGCTGTGGCTCGTGCTCATCGCCTGCCGCCGCGAGATCGTCCCGGAGCGCGACGTCACCCTGCTGCCGAAGCTCGCGACGGCGTGCGGCGTCGTCGTGTTGCTGATCCTGCTGACCGGAGCGGTCGTCGCGGGCCGCGAAGGCCCGCTGCGCGCAGGCCGCGGCATGGAACTCGCGCCCCCCGTCGCCGCCGAACTCGCCGCGACCGGCCGTTCCGTGCTCATCGTCTCCGCGACCGAGCCCGCCCGTCAGATCGGCGGCCGGGTCGCCCACTACGGCGACGACGACCTCGCCCCGGCCGCGGGCAGCCCCCAGCGGCTCGCCGCGTGGCGGCAGGCATTCGCCCAAGGCTCACCCGAAGACGTCAAGCAGGCACTGGCGGCGGCCGAGGCGTCGGGCGTCCTCTATGTCGTACTGCCTGCGGGCGCGAACCGTGACGCGTTCATCGCCATCGCGAAGGACCTCGTCGGCGGCGCGCCCCCGACCTCCGACGGCAGGCCGGTACTGCGCCTCCTGCCCCCGGGCGGCCAGGTCGCGCTGATCTCACCCGAGCTCGCCAAGAAGGCCGTGACCGGCCAGGGCGCCCCCGGCGCTTCCCCCGGCGTCGCGCCGGTCCAGGCGACTTTGCCGGACGTCCACGTCCGCGTCTCCGACGGCCCCGAGGGCCGGCTCCTGGTGCTCGCCGCCGAAGTCGAAGCCGGCTGGCACGCGACCGTCAACGGCAAGGCGGTGCCGATCGTGCCCGCCTGGGGTCACCAGGTGGCGGTGTCGGTGCCCGCGACGTCGTCGGAGGTCGTGGTCGACCACTCGGCGGGCATCCGCAACCTCCTGCTGCTCGCCCAGATCGCGGCGGTCCTGTTCGCGCTGCTCACGGCCATCCCCAGCCGCCGCAAGCCCTCGTGA
- a CDS encoding WhiB family transcriptional regulator, whose protein sequence is MKVDAEGREWGHVVGWAEVPEQSLGDLTELFDDATEEQEWQERALCAQTDPEAFFPEKGGSTREAKRICLGCEVKDDCLEYALAHDERFGIWGGLSERERRKLKKRAV, encoded by the coding sequence GTGAAGGTGGACGCCGAAGGAAGGGAATGGGGGCACGTCGTGGGTTGGGCAGAGGTCCCGGAGCAGTCTCTGGGTGATCTGACCGAGCTGTTCGACGATGCCACCGAGGAGCAGGAGTGGCAGGAGCGCGCCCTTTGCGCGCAAACGGATCCGGAGGCGTTCTTCCCCGAGAAGGGCGGCTCGACCCGTGAGGCCAAGCGGATCTGCTTGGGCTGCGAGGTCAAGGACGACTGTCTCGAATACGCCCTGGCGCACGATGAGCGCTTCGGCATCTGGGGCGGTCTGTCCGAGCGCGAGCGGCGGAAGCTGAAGAAACGCGCGGTGTGA
- a CDS encoding site-2 protease family protein, with amino-acid sequence MRPSPVFLGILAVTIAAGILAAVRDPFDADNVRDPIGTIGVFVLVIGGWILSLTLHEFGHALVAFKGGDYSIAHKGYLTMDVRKYTDPVLSIILPLIFLAIGGIPLPGGAVWINHSALRNRATASWVSLAGPLSNLVIGVVLCLVVSLVPTLPFGLLVGLSYLALLQIVTFVLNILPVPGLDGYGAIEPYLPPNAREMGAKARPWAPLVLFALLFAVPQVNSLLWEASYAIFDGVGGSSRAASFGLQTFMFWKYN; translated from the coding sequence GTGCGACCGAGCCCCGTGTTCCTCGGCATACTCGCCGTCACCATCGCGGCCGGAATCCTTGCCGCAGTAAGGGATCCGTTCGACGCGGACAACGTACGAGACCCGATCGGGACCATCGGCGTCTTCGTGCTCGTGATCGGCGGCTGGATCCTCTCGCTCACCTTGCACGAGTTCGGGCACGCGCTCGTGGCGTTCAAGGGCGGCGACTACAGCATCGCCCACAAGGGTTACCTGACGATGGACGTCCGGAAGTACACCGACCCCGTCCTTTCGATCATCCTGCCGCTGATTTTCCTTGCGATCGGCGGCATCCCGCTGCCCGGCGGCGCGGTGTGGATCAACCACTCCGCGTTGCGCAACCGGGCGACCGCGTCGTGGGTCTCGCTCGCGGGGCCGCTCAGCAACCTGGTGATCGGTGTCGTGCTGTGCCTGGTCGTCTCGCTGGTGCCGACGCTGCCGTTCGGCCTGCTGGTGGGGCTGTCCTACCTGGCACTGCTCCAGATCGTGACCTTCGTGCTCAACATCCTTCCGGTGCCCGGCCTCGACGGTTACGGCGCGATCGAGCCGTACCTCCCGCCGAACGCGCGCGAGATGGGCGCGAAGGCGCGGCCGTGGGCCCCGCTCGTGCTCTTCGCGCTGCTTTTCGCGGTGCCGCAGGTGAACTCCCTGCTGTGGGAGGCGTCCTACGCGATCTTCGACGGGGTCGGCGGCAGCAGCCGCGCGGCGTCGTTCGGCCTGCAGACGTTCATGTTCTGGAAGTACAACTAG
- the mshB gene encoding N-acetyl-1-D-myo-inositol-2-amino-2-deoxy-alpha-D-glucopyranoside deacetylase: protein MTSASQRKLLLVHAHPDDESITTGGTIARYSAEGTEVTLVTCTLGEEGEIIPVELAQLGSWAADQLGGYRSGELAHACEELGLGSHRYLGGLGRWRDSGMAGTASAAHRRAFTGGSAAEQASQLREILEEVRPQVVVTYDAFGGYGHPDHIRAHEITMAACENAPSVQRVFHTVSSQQATADGLAALREDGVAPFRVPADGELPTVSDERVTTELDVEKYLPAKRAALRAHETQVTVVHDGCFALSNDIAQPIPPHEYFVLASGPAEGAESDLFGGLTP from the coding sequence GTGACCTCCGCTTCGCAGCGCAAGCTGCTACTCGTCCACGCACATCCCGACGACGAGAGCATCACCACCGGTGGCACCATCGCACGCTACTCGGCCGAGGGTACTGAGGTGACCCTCGTGACCTGCACGCTGGGGGAAGAAGGCGAGATCATCCCGGTCGAGCTGGCGCAGCTCGGCTCGTGGGCCGCCGACCAGCTGGGCGGCTACCGCTCCGGTGAGCTGGCTCACGCCTGCGAGGAGCTGGGACTGGGATCGCATCGTTATCTGGGCGGGCTCGGCCGCTGGCGTGATTCCGGCATGGCGGGCACCGCCTCCGCAGCGCATCGCCGCGCGTTCACCGGCGGCTCCGCCGCGGAACAGGCCTCGCAGCTGAGGGAAATCCTCGAAGAAGTGCGGCCTCAGGTCGTCGTCACTTATGACGCTTTCGGCGGATATGGGCATCCCGACCACATCAGGGCCCACGAAATCACCATGGCGGCTTGTGAAAACGCGCCTTCGGTCCAACGCGTTTTCCACACAGTGTCTTCACAACAGGCGACGGCGGACGGTCTCGCCGCATTGCGCGAGGACGGCGTCGCCCCGTTCCGCGTGCCGGCCGACGGCGAACTGCCGACCGTCTCGGACGAGCGCGTCACGACCGAGCTGGACGTCGAGAAGTACCTGCCCGCCAAGCGCGCGGCGTTGCGCGCGCACGAGACCCAGGTCACGGTGGTGCACGACGGCTGCTTCGCGCTGTCCAACGACATCGCGCAGCCGATCCCGCCGCACGAGTACTTCGTGCTCGCGTCCGGTCCCGCCGAGGGCGCCGAGTCGGACCTGTTCGGGGGACTGACGCCGTGA
- a CDS encoding ABC transporter ATP-binding protein yields the protein MSGAVLSISDLTISFPTEDGIVDAVKGIGFDVKPGEIVAVVGESGSGKSVTSMSVLGLLPKTSRINGARKLGEQDLSNLKEKEIRKVRGNEIAMIFQEPMTALNPVYTVGWQIREALRSHQDIAKDAADKRAIELLEMVGIPNPPERFKQYPHQLSGGLRQRVVIAMAIACDPKVIIADEPTTALDVTVQAEILGLLRKLRDTLNTAIVLITHDMGVVADLADRVVVMYQGEIVEEAPVRELFASPKEEYTRKLLAAVPVLGQRPEGRRLFESVITDESDAAAIADDIRLEDSELAAVIEETAPALEIKDLVLEFPGRRGQAKNRAVDGVSLHINKGEILGLVGESGSGKSTVGRCAIRLLNPTSGSVSIAGQDITTMSNKELRPLRRFFSIVFQDPASTLDPKMTIGESVGEPLVLHKVLSGKELNKRVATLLDKVELGGHYLNRYPHELSGGQRQRVAIARALALDPQLLIADEPTSALDVSVQARVLDLFLDLQKSLQFACLFISHDLAVVDLLADRVAVMQRGKLIEVGTRDQVLHSPQQDYTRRLLSAAPVADPVLQAERRAAWEAGKLAPVAD from the coding sequence ATGTCCGGAGCCGTCCTGTCCATCTCGGATCTGACGATCTCCTTCCCGACCGAGGACGGCATCGTCGACGCGGTCAAGGGCATCGGGTTCGACGTGAAGCCGGGCGAGATCGTCGCGGTCGTCGGCGAGTCGGGCTCCGGCAAGTCGGTCACCTCGATGTCGGTGCTGGGGCTGCTGCCCAAGACCAGCCGGATCAACGGCGCGCGCAAGCTCGGCGAGCAGGATCTCTCCAACCTCAAGGAGAAGGAGATCCGGAAGGTCCGCGGCAACGAGATCGCGATGATCTTCCAGGAGCCGATGACCGCGCTGAACCCGGTCTACACCGTCGGCTGGCAGATCCGCGAGGCGCTGCGCTCGCACCAGGACATCGCGAAGGACGCCGCCGACAAGCGCGCCATCGAGCTGCTCGAGATGGTCGGCATCCCGAACCCGCCGGAGCGGTTCAAGCAGTACCCGCACCAGCTCTCCGGCGGTCTGCGCCAGCGTGTCGTGATCGCGATGGCCATCGCGTGCGACCCGAAGGTGATCATCGCCGACGAGCCGACCACGGCGCTCGACGTGACCGTGCAGGCGGAGATCCTCGGCCTGCTGCGCAAACTGCGTGACACGCTGAACACCGCGATCGTGCTGATCACCCACGACATGGGTGTCGTCGCCGACCTCGCGGACCGCGTGGTCGTGATGTACCAGGGCGAGATCGTCGAAGAGGCTCCCGTGCGCGAGCTGTTCGCCTCGCCCAAGGAGGAGTACACCCGCAAGCTGCTCGCCGCCGTGCCGGTGCTCGGCCAGCGTCCCGAGGGCCGCAGGCTGTTCGAATCGGTCATCACCGACGAGTCCGACGCCGCCGCGATCGCCGACGACATCCGCCTCGAGGACAGCGAACTCGCGGCCGTGATCGAGGAGACCGCGCCCGCGCTGGAGATCAAGGACCTCGTCCTCGAGTTCCCCGGCCGCCGCGGCCAGGCGAAGAACCGCGCGGTCGACGGCGTCTCGCTGCACATCAACAAGGGCGAGATCCTCGGCCTGGTCGGCGAGTCCGGCTCCGGCAAGTCGACCGTCGGCCGCTGCGCGATCCGGCTGCTGAACCCGACCTCGGGCTCGGTGTCCATCGCGGGCCAGGACATCACCACGATGTCCAACAAGGAACTGCGCCCGCTGCGCCGGTTCTTCTCGATCGTCTTCCAGGACCCGGCGTCCACTTTGGACCCGAAGATGACGATCGGCGAGTCCGTCGGCGAGCCGCTCGTGCTGCACAAGGTGTTGTCCGGCAAGGAGCTCAACAAGCGCGTCGCGACCCTGCTCGACAAGGTCGAGCTGGGCGGGCACTACCTCAACCGGTACCCGCACGAGCTCTCCGGCGGCCAGCGCCAGCGCGTCGCCATCGCCCGCGCGCTCGCGCTCGACCCGCAGCTGCTGATCGCCGACGAGCCGACCTCCGCGCTCGACGTCTCGGTGCAGGCCCGCGTCCTGGACCTGTTCCTCGACCTGCAGAAGTCGCTGCAGTTCGCGTGCCTGTTCATCTCGCACGACCTCGCGGTCGTCGACCTGCTGGCCGACCGCGTCGCGGTGATGCAGCGCGGCAAGCTGATCGAGGTCGGCACCCGTGACCAGGTGCTGCACTCGCCCCAGCAGGACTACACCCGCCGTCTGCTCTCGGCGGCGCCGGTGGCGGACCCGGTGCTGCAGGCCGAGCGGCGCGCGGCCTGGGAAGCGGGCAAGCTCGCCCCCGTCGCGGACTGA
- a CDS encoding SigE family RNA polymerase sigma factor gives MTEQEDFSAYFTTRVQRFRRLAYAMCGDWHGAEDLVQAMFVRLYRNWRKVRPATVDAYARKILLNVYLGGKRRADREIVADPPDRAAPDGRDSDERLDLERVLTGLTPRQRAMVVLRFLEDLPVAEVADLLGVAQGTVKSQTARAVDALRVALPQSSME, from the coding sequence GTGACCGAGCAGGAAGACTTTTCTGCTTACTTCACGACGCGGGTCCAGCGGTTCAGGCGGCTGGCGTACGCGATGTGCGGGGACTGGCATGGCGCCGAGGACCTGGTGCAGGCCATGTTCGTGCGCCTGTACCGGAACTGGCGGAAGGTGCGCCCCGCGACGGTCGACGCCTACGCGCGCAAGATACTGCTCAACGTCTACCTGGGCGGCAAGCGCCGCGCCGACCGTGAGATCGTCGCCGATCCGCCCGACCGCGCCGCACCGGACGGCCGGGACAGCGACGAGCGCCTCGACCTGGAGCGGGTGCTGACCGGGCTGACACCCCGGCAGCGCGCGATGGTCGTGCTCCGGTTCCTCGAGGACCTCCCGGTCGCCGAGGTCGCCGACCTGCTGGGCGTGGCACAGGGCACCGTCAAGAGCCAGACCGCGCGCGCCGTCGACGCGCTGCGGGTGGCGCTCCCCCAGTCGAGCATGGAGTGA
- a CDS encoding sigma factor-like helix-turn-helix DNA-binding protein, with protein MKDKDDFSEYFAARAQRFRRLAYALTGDWPAADELAHAMFVRLHGRWRKVRPATADEHARELLLDVYLSKRQQTKPPDEAAPGMDRVLAGLAPRQRAMVVFHFLDDVPIPEVAALLGVAERTAETQIASAAAALRAAIQPSED; from the coding sequence GTGAAAGACAAGGACGACTTCTCCGAGTACTTCGCGGCCAGGGCGCAACGGTTCCGCAGGCTCGCCTACGCGCTGACCGGCGACTGGCCGGCGGCCGACGAGCTGGCACACGCCATGTTCGTCCGCCTGCACGGCCGGTGGCGCAAGGTACGCCCGGCCACCGCCGACGAGCACGCCCGCGAACTGCTGCTCGACGTCTACCTGTCGAAACGGCAGCAAACCAAGCCGCCGGACGAGGCCGCGCCCGGCATGGACCGGGTGCTCGCCGGGCTGGCACCGCGGCAGCGGGCCATGGTCGTCTTCCACTTCCTGGACGACGTCCCGATCCCCGAAGTCGCCGCGTTGCTCGGGGTCGCGGAGCGCACGGCCGAGACCCAGATCGCGAGCGCCGCCGCGGCGCTGCGTGCCGCCATCCAACCGAGTGAGGACTGA
- a CDS encoding ABC transporter permease: MNLLWYVLRRVAISIPVLLVGTFLCFVMVAGAGDPLAEARGRPGANIEAINRLGEELGLDKPLLVRYFNWLGNFVTGDWGVSVAQGAAQEPVYPKVMSALGVTINLVLGASVFALILGVLVGVIAAVRQYSIIDYIATTLAFILFSMPIFCIAIVLKQYAIEVNIWVRELGLTEWLGNPWLKTSSPENMQSDGFGDFLVKVVGAYLLPTLSIMAISFAAYSRFQRASMLDELNADYVRTARAKGLTSSRVIWRHAFRNALIPVTTLFSVNFGAVLTGAIITERVFNWNGMGTLLVDAVDHNDPNVLMGWLVVIAISVVVANLLADLVYGVLDPRIRVG, encoded by the coding sequence ATGAATCTGCTGTGGTACGTGCTCCGCCGGGTGGCGATCTCCATCCCGGTGCTGCTCGTCGGCACCTTCCTGTGCTTCGTGATGGTCGCAGGCGCAGGCGACCCGCTGGCCGAGGCACGCGGCCGTCCCGGCGCCAACATCGAGGCCATCAACCGCCTCGGTGAGGAGCTGGGACTCGACAAGCCGTTGCTCGTCCGGTACTTCAACTGGCTCGGCAACTTCGTCACCGGCGACTGGGGCGTCTCCGTCGCGCAGGGCGCGGCGCAGGAACCCGTGTACCCCAAGGTGATGAGTGCGCTCGGCGTGACCATCAACCTGGTGCTCGGCGCCTCGGTGTTCGCGCTCATCCTCGGCGTGCTGGTCGGCGTGATCGCCGCCGTGCGCCAGTACTCGATCATCGACTACATCGCGACGACGCTCGCGTTCATCCTGTTCTCGATGCCGATCTTCTGCATCGCGATCGTGCTGAAGCAGTACGCCATCGAGGTCAACATCTGGGTCCGCGAACTCGGCCTGACCGAATGGCTCGGCAACCCGTGGCTCAAGACGTCGAGCCCGGAGAACATGCAATCGGACGGCTTCGGCGACTTCCTGGTCAAGGTGGTCGGCGCGTATCTGCTGCCGACACTGTCGATCATGGCGATCAGTTTCGCGGCGTACAGCCGATTCCAGCGCGCGTCCATGCTGGACGAACTCAACGCCGACTACGTCCGCACCGCCCGCGCCAAGGGACTCACCTCGTCCCGGGTGATCTGGCGGCACGCGTTCCGCAACGCGCTGATCCCGGTGACCACCCTGTTCTCGGTGAACTTCGGCGCGGTGCTGACCGGCGCGATCATCACCGAGCGCGTGTTCAACTGGAACGGCATGGGCACACTGCTCGTCGACGCGGTCGACCACAACGACCCGAACGTCCTGATGGGCTGGCTGGTCGTGATCGCGATCAGCGTCGTGGTGGCGAACCTCTTGGCGGACCTCGTCTACGGCGTGCTCGACCCGCGCATCCGCGTCGGCTAA
- a CDS encoding ABC transporter permease, translating into MADLNSLLASGEAANTADGTLPPEALPEPRSQGKLVLRKFLRHKLAMVSTVLLIVLVLLVTIMPIFWPHSYTDAGNPSFAEPSADFPLGTNQVGKDMVSQILRGTQFSLLIALTVSILSTVIGVVVGAVAGYLRGFSDSAISRVTDLFLIIPQVAAAAILAKVFGGGSWYIVALVLAAFGWMQIARITRAEAMSLSQREFVESARASGAGTGRIILKHLVPNMVGSITVNATLAVAQAVLAEAALSFIGLGVQLPDTSLGKIIFDNFTQFTGRPWLFFGPFVVLVLISLTINFIGDGLRDAFDPRQRRIKA; encoded by the coding sequence TTGGCTGACCTCAATTCACTGCTGGCGTCCGGCGAAGCGGCCAACACCGCCGACGGCACGCTGCCGCCCGAGGCACTGCCCGAGCCGCGCAGCCAGGGCAAGCTGGTGCTGCGGAAGTTCCTGCGGCACAAGCTGGCGATGGTCAGCACGGTTTTGCTCATCGTGCTCGTGCTGCTGGTGACGATCATGCCGATCTTCTGGCCTCACAGTTACACGGATGCCGGCAATCCTTCGTTCGCGGAGCCGAGTGCGGACTTCCCGTTGGGCACGAACCAGGTCGGCAAAGACATGGTTTCCCAGATCCTCCGTGGGACGCAGTTCTCCTTGCTGATCGCTCTCACGGTTTCGATCCTGTCTACAGTGATCGGCGTCGTGGTCGGCGCGGTCGCCGGTTACCTGCGCGGCTTCAGTGATTCGGCCATCTCTCGTGTCACGGACCTGTTCCTGATCATCCCGCAGGTCGCGGCCGCCGCGATCCTCGCCAAGGTGTTCGGGGGTGGATCCTGGTACATCGTGGCGCTGGTGCTCGCAGCATTCGGCTGGATGCAGATCGCCCGTATCACGCGCGCTGAAGCGATGTCATTGTCGCAGCGTGAATTCGTCGAGTCCGCGCGCGCGTCCGGCGCCGGAACCGGCCGCATCATCTTGAAGCATCTGGTGCCGAACATGGTCGGCAGCATTACCGTCAACGCGACGCTCGCGGTCGCACAGGCTGTACTGGCGGAGGCCGCCTTGTCCTTCATCGGCCTTGGCGTGCAGTTACCGGACACTTCGCTGGGTAAGATCATTTTCGACAACTTCACTCAGTTCACGGGACGGCCCTGGCTGTTCTTCGGCCCGTTTGTCGTCTTGGTTCTGATCTCGCTGACCATCAACTTCATCGGCGACGGCCTGCGTGATGCTTTCGATCCGCGTCAGCGCCGCATAAAGGCCTGA